In Drosophila pseudoobscura strain MV-25-SWS-2005 chromosome 4, UCI_Dpse_MV25, whole genome shotgun sequence, the following proteins share a genomic window:
- the Ndae1 gene encoding electroneutral sodium bicarbonate exchanger 1 isoform X1 has protein sequence MPQQAYLKHIHGHGRLPRVIATDSSRPWTMNSSSGDDEAPKDPRTGGEDFTQQFTENDFEGHRAHTVYVGVHVPGGRRHSQRRRKHHHSGPGGAGGAGGGGSVGGSGSIGGAGGLSSKDSSSEKQQEVERPVTPPAQRVQFILGEDVDVDGTHVSHPLFSEMGMLVKEGDEIEWKETARWIKFEEDVEEGGNRWSKPHVATLSLHSLFELRRLLVNGTVMLDMEAPNLEVMADLVCDQMVSAGTLPPGVKDKVKDALLRRHRHQHEYAKKTRLPIIRSLADMRNHSSSKMDEQSGNALGATTPISLTASEPGPPGSNGNTSLTPGGGMGRFLTVPGKPSNRTLEDMVKSPSSQSMARPSSGTELNEQQHKGNTHFMRKIPPGAEASNILVGEVDFLERTLSCFIRLSQAALMGDLTEVPVPTRFIFILLGPPGSQSNFHEIGRAMATLMSDEIFHEVAYRARKREHLLAGVDEFLDAVTVLPPGEWDPTIRIEPPAAIPSQDVRKRPPELPKEEIDEEEEEARLREENGLSRTGRIFGGLINDVKRKIPWYWSDYRDAFSMQCVASWIFLYFACLSPIITFGGLLAEATGKNMAAMESLVSGFVCGMGYGFFSGQPLTILGSTGPVLVFESIIYEFCMKMDWDYMTFRFWIGMWVAGICIVLTAIDASALVCYITRFTEENFATLIAFIFIYKAIENVVVIGKNFPVNQGIYDCVCIPPPGSNASVVEYAKYNWDYCEPNNGTLVGGDCGTPPTENVFLMSVVLCTGTFIISTILKDFKNALFFPSAVRQYISDFSVLIAIFAMTFFDYSLGVPTQKLEVPAELKPTLDSRGWLIPPFSERNPWWSPIIAVFPALLGTILIFMDQQITAVIVNRKENKLKKGCGYHLDLFVLSILIAICSVMGLPWFVAATVLSINHVNSLKLESECSAPGEKPQFLGVREQRVTHIMIFLTIGVSVLLTPLLGHIPMPVLFGVFLYMGVASLKGLQFFDRILIMFMPAKYQPDYMFLRQVPIKRVHLFTVIQLACLIILWLIKSFSQTSILFPLMLVVMIGIRKALDLVFTRRELKILDDIMPEMTKRAAADDLHQLDAEDNHHQHQQPPGAGTGTGPNYNPNNAGPTTIHIPLSGSKPASGNGSGINIPQEAVNRTTVWQQINKDGNGISEQLIIPVTVKVRQINGNHASTNAALSPRLSPMHEADETEVTINTSNSSPQQQIINCKEAAAKLEGSTVTSQNPANITPV, from the exons ACCCTGGACCATGAACTCCTCGAGTGGTGACGATGAGGCGCCCAAGGACCCGCGTACTGGAGGCGAGGACTTTACGCAACAATTTACAGAGAACGATTTCGAGG GACATCGCGCACACACCGTCTATGTGGGTGTTCATGTGCCAGGAGGCAGACGCCATTCCCAGCGCCGACGCAAGCACCATCACAGCGGTCCTGGAGGGGCAGGTGGAGCTGGAGGCGGCGGTTCCGTCGGTGGCTCCGGCAGCATTGGAGGTGCTGGTGGCCTCTCCAGCAAGGACAGCAGCAGTGAAAAGCAACAGGAAGTGGAGCGTCCAG TAACACCGCCCGCACAACGTGTACAATTCATACTCGGCGAGGATGTTGATGTCGATGGGACACATGTATCGCATCCTTTGTTCTCGGAAATGGGAATGCTGGTAAAGGAGGGCGACGAGATCGAGTGGAAGGAGACGGCGCGCTGGATCAAGTTCGAGGAGGATGTGGAGGAGGGCGGCAATCGGTGGTCCAAGCCCCACGTGGCCACGCTCTCCCTGCACTCGCTGTTCGAGCTGCGGCGCCTGCTGGTCAACGGCACCGTCATGCTAGACATGGAGGCACCCAATCTGGAGGTGATGGCCGACCTGGTCTGCGACCAGATGGTCAGTGCCGGCACCCTTCCCCCCGGCGTCAAGGACAAGGTCAAGGATGCCCTGCTGCGTCGACACCGGCATCAGCACGAGTATGCCAAGAAGACACGGCTACCCATCATTCGGTCCCTGGCCGATATGCGCAACCATTCGTCATCGAAAA TGGATGAACAGTCGGGCAACGCTTTAGGGGCCACCACGCCTATATCTCTAACGGCAAGTGAACCGGGACCGCCTGGCAGCAATGGCAATACGAGCTTAACCCCTGGCGGCGGCATGGGGCGTTTTCTGACAGTGCCCGGAAAGCCCAGCAACAGAACGCTCG AGGACATGGTAAAGAGTCCCAGCAGCCAGTCGATGGCACGTCCCAGCAGCGGAACGGAGCTcaacgagcagcagcacaaggGAAACACACACTTTATGAGGAAGATCCCTCCCGGTGCAGAGGCCAGTAATATTTTGGTTGGCGAAGTGGACTTTCTGGAGCGGACACTCTCCTGCTTCATCCGCTTAAGCCAGGCAGCGCTAATGGGCGATCTGACAGAGGTGCCAGTGCCCACAAG ATTCATCTTTATTTTGCTTGGACCACCTGGTAGCCAGAGCAATTTCCATGAGATTGGACGTGCCATGGCCACCCTGATGTCGGATGAGATCTTCCACGAGGTGGCCTATCGGGCACGAAAGCGAGAGCATCTGCTGGCCGGCGTTGACGAGTTCCTCGATGCGGTCACCGTTTTACCTCCTGGGGAATGGGATCCCACCATTCGCATTGAGCCGCCGGCGGCTATACCCTCCCAGGATGTCCGCAAGCGACCACCAGAGCTGCCAAAGGAGGAGatcgacgaggaggaggaagaggcgCGACTCAGGGAGGAGAATGGTCTCTCACGAACAGGTCGCATCTTTGGCGGTCTGATAAACGATGTGAAGCGAAAGATCCCCTGGTACTGGAGCGACTATCGCGATGCGTTTTCCATGCAATGCGTGGCATCGTGGATCTTCCTGTACTTCGCCTGCCTCTCGCCAATCATCACGTTCGGAGGCCTCTTGGCGGAGGCCACCGGCAAGAATATGGCAGCGATGGAGAGTCTGGTGTCAGGGTTCGTCTGTGGCATGGGCTATGGCTTCTTTTCGGGTCAGCCGTTGACAATATTGGGTTCCACCGGTCCAGTACTGGTCTTTGAGTCAATCATCTATGAGTTCTGCATGAAAATGGACTGGGACTATATGACATTCCGGTTCTGGATCGGCATGTGGGTCGCCGGCATTTGTATCGTCCTGACCGCGATAGATGCCAGTGCTCTCGTCTGCTACATAACCCGCTTCACCGAGGAGAACTTTGCCACCCTGATTGCTTTCATTTTCATCTACAAGGCCATCGAGAACGTGGTTGTAATCGGGAAGAATTTCCCTGTGAATCAGGGCATATACGATTGTGTCTGCATACCGCCGCCAGGCAGCAATGCCAGTGTTGTGGAGTATGCCAAATACAACTGGGATTATTGTGAG CCGAACAATGGAACTCTTGTTGGCGGCGACTGTGGTACTCCACCCACTGAGAATGTCTTCCTCATGTCGGTGGTTCTGTGCACCGGTACCTTCATCATCTCCACCATTCTGAAGGACTTTAAGAACGCCCTGTTCTTCCCCTCGGCTGTGCGCCAGTACATCAGTGACTTTTCCGTGCTGATTGCCATTTTTGCCATGACATTCTTCGACTACTCGTTGGGCGTGCCCACACAGAAGTTGGAGGTTCCTGCAGAACTGAAGCCCACGCTGGATTCGAGGGGTTGGCTCATTCCACCTTTCAGCGAACGGAATCCCTGGTGGTCGCCGATCATTGCCGTGTTCCCCGCTCTACTGGGAACCATTCTGATCTTCATGGATCAGCAGATTACAGCTGTGATCGTCAATCGCAAGGAGAACAAATTGAAGAAGGGCTGTGGCTACCATTTGGATCTGTTTGTTCTCTCAATTCTTATTGCCATTTGCAGTGTGATGGGTCTGCCATG gtttgtggctgccactgttCTGAGCATCAATCATGTAAATTCCTTGAAACTTGAATCGGAGTGCTCGGCCCCTGGCGAGAAGCCACAGTTCCTGGGTGTTCGCGAGCAGCGTGTGACACACATCATGATCTTCCTAACGATCGGTGTTTCGGTGCTGCTGACACCGCTGCTCGGTCACATTCCCATGCCGGTTCTGTTCGGTGTGTTCCTTTATATGGGCGTGGCCTCGCTCAAGGGTCTGCAGTTCTTTGATCGCATACTGATCATGTTCATGCCAGCCAAATACCAGCCAGATTACATGTTCCTGCGACAG GTTCCCATCAAGCGAGTTCATTTGTTCACCGTCATACAGCTGGCCTGTCTGATCATACTCTGGCTAATCAAATCCTTCTCGCAGACGTCAATTCTCTTCCCTCTCATGCTGGTGGTGATGATCGGCATACGCAAGGCCCTCGATCTGGTCTTTACGCGTCGAGAGCTTAAAATCCTCGACGATATTATGCCGGAGATGACGAAGCGAGCCGCCGCCGATGATCTGCATCAATTGGACGCTGAG GataatcatcatcagcatcagcaaccGCCTGGGGCGGGTACTGGCACAGGACCCAACTATAATCCGAATAATGCGGGTCCCACCACCATACACATTCCTCTCTCTGGCAGCAAGCCGGCCAGTGGCAATGGATCGGGCATAAATATACCCCAAGAGGCGGTGAATCGCACCACAGTctggcagcagatcaacaagGATGGGAATGGCATATCCGAGCAGCTCATCATACCAGTGACCGTCAAAGTTCGACAGATCAATGGAAATCA TGCCTCAACAAATGCCGCCCTCTCGCCGCGCCTATCGCCCATGCACGAGGCGGATGAGACCGAAGTCACCATCAATACGTCGAATTCAAGtccacagcagcagatcaTCAACTGTAAGGAGGCGGCAGCCAAGCTTGAAGGATCCACGGTCACCAGCCAGAATCCGGCCAACATAACACCCGTCTAA
- the Ndae1 gene encoding sodium bicarbonate cotransporter 3 isoform X2 encodes MPQQAYLKHIHGHGRLPRVIATDSSRPWTMNSSSGDDEAPKDPRTGGEDFTQQFTENDFEGHRAHTVYVGVHVPGGRRHSQRRRKHHHSGPGGAGGAGGGGSVGGSGSIGGAGGLSSKDSSSEKQQEVERPVTPPAQRVQFILGEDVDVDGTHVSHPLFSEMGMLVKEGDEIEWKETARWIKFEEDVEEGGNRWSKPHVATLSLHSLFELRRLLVNGTVMLDMEAPNLEVMADLVCDQMVSAGTLPPGVKDKVKDALLRRHRHQHEYAKKTRLPIIRSLADMRNHSSSKMDEQSGNALGATTPISLTASEPGPPGSNGNTSLTPGGGMGRFLTVPGKPSNRTLEDMVKSPSSQSMARPSSGTELNEQQHKGNTHFMRKIPPGAEASNILVGEVDFLERTLSCFIRLSQAALMGDLTEVPVPTRFIFILLGPPGSQSNFHEIGRAMATLMSDEIFHEVAYRARKREHLLAGVDEFLDAVTVLPPGEWDPTIRIEPPAAIPSQDVRKRPPELPKEEIDEEEEEARLREENGLSRTGRIFGGLINDVKRKIPWYWSDYRDAFSMQCVASWIFLYFACLSPIITFGGLLAEATGKNMAAMESLVSGFVCGMGYGFFSGQPLTILGSTGPVLVFESIIYEFCMKMDWDYMTFRFWIGMWVAGICIVLTAIDASALVCYITRFTEENFATLIAFIFIYKAIENVVVIGKNFPVNQGIYDCVCIPPPGSNASVVEYAKYNWDYCEPNNGTLVGGDCGTPPTENVFLMSVVLCTGTFIISTILKDFKNALFFPSAVRQYISDFSVLIAIFAMTFFDYSLGVPTQKLEVPAELKPTLDSRGWLIPPFSERNPWWSPIIAVFPALLGTILIFMDQQITAVIVNRKENKLKKGCGYHLDLFVLSILIAICSVMGLPWFVAATVLSINHVNSLKLESECSAPGEKPQFLGVREQRVTHIMIFLTIGVSVLLTPLLGHIPMPVLFGVFLYMGVASLKGLQFFDRILIMFMPAKYQPDYMFLRQVPIKRVHLFTVIQLACLIILWLIKSFSQTSILFPLMLVVMIGIRKALDLVFTRRELKILDDIMPEMTKRAAADDLHQLDAEHQQPPGAGTGTGPNYNPNNAGPTTIHIPLSGSKPASGNGSGINIPQEAVNRTTVWQQINKDGNGISEQLIIPVTVKVRQINGNHASTNAALSPRLSPMHEADETEVTINTSNSSPQQQIINCKEAAAKLEGSTVTSQNPANITPV; translated from the exons ACCCTGGACCATGAACTCCTCGAGTGGTGACGATGAGGCGCCCAAGGACCCGCGTACTGGAGGCGAGGACTTTACGCAACAATTTACAGAGAACGATTTCGAGG GACATCGCGCACACACCGTCTATGTGGGTGTTCATGTGCCAGGAGGCAGACGCCATTCCCAGCGCCGACGCAAGCACCATCACAGCGGTCCTGGAGGGGCAGGTGGAGCTGGAGGCGGCGGTTCCGTCGGTGGCTCCGGCAGCATTGGAGGTGCTGGTGGCCTCTCCAGCAAGGACAGCAGCAGTGAAAAGCAACAGGAAGTGGAGCGTCCAG TAACACCGCCCGCACAACGTGTACAATTCATACTCGGCGAGGATGTTGATGTCGATGGGACACATGTATCGCATCCTTTGTTCTCGGAAATGGGAATGCTGGTAAAGGAGGGCGACGAGATCGAGTGGAAGGAGACGGCGCGCTGGATCAAGTTCGAGGAGGATGTGGAGGAGGGCGGCAATCGGTGGTCCAAGCCCCACGTGGCCACGCTCTCCCTGCACTCGCTGTTCGAGCTGCGGCGCCTGCTGGTCAACGGCACCGTCATGCTAGACATGGAGGCACCCAATCTGGAGGTGATGGCCGACCTGGTCTGCGACCAGATGGTCAGTGCCGGCACCCTTCCCCCCGGCGTCAAGGACAAGGTCAAGGATGCCCTGCTGCGTCGACACCGGCATCAGCACGAGTATGCCAAGAAGACACGGCTACCCATCATTCGGTCCCTGGCCGATATGCGCAACCATTCGTCATCGAAAA TGGATGAACAGTCGGGCAACGCTTTAGGGGCCACCACGCCTATATCTCTAACGGCAAGTGAACCGGGACCGCCTGGCAGCAATGGCAATACGAGCTTAACCCCTGGCGGCGGCATGGGGCGTTTTCTGACAGTGCCCGGAAAGCCCAGCAACAGAACGCTCG AGGACATGGTAAAGAGTCCCAGCAGCCAGTCGATGGCACGTCCCAGCAGCGGAACGGAGCTcaacgagcagcagcacaaggGAAACACACACTTTATGAGGAAGATCCCTCCCGGTGCAGAGGCCAGTAATATTTTGGTTGGCGAAGTGGACTTTCTGGAGCGGACACTCTCCTGCTTCATCCGCTTAAGCCAGGCAGCGCTAATGGGCGATCTGACAGAGGTGCCAGTGCCCACAAG ATTCATCTTTATTTTGCTTGGACCACCTGGTAGCCAGAGCAATTTCCATGAGATTGGACGTGCCATGGCCACCCTGATGTCGGATGAGATCTTCCACGAGGTGGCCTATCGGGCACGAAAGCGAGAGCATCTGCTGGCCGGCGTTGACGAGTTCCTCGATGCGGTCACCGTTTTACCTCCTGGGGAATGGGATCCCACCATTCGCATTGAGCCGCCGGCGGCTATACCCTCCCAGGATGTCCGCAAGCGACCACCAGAGCTGCCAAAGGAGGAGatcgacgaggaggaggaagaggcgCGACTCAGGGAGGAGAATGGTCTCTCACGAACAGGTCGCATCTTTGGCGGTCTGATAAACGATGTGAAGCGAAAGATCCCCTGGTACTGGAGCGACTATCGCGATGCGTTTTCCATGCAATGCGTGGCATCGTGGATCTTCCTGTACTTCGCCTGCCTCTCGCCAATCATCACGTTCGGAGGCCTCTTGGCGGAGGCCACCGGCAAGAATATGGCAGCGATGGAGAGTCTGGTGTCAGGGTTCGTCTGTGGCATGGGCTATGGCTTCTTTTCGGGTCAGCCGTTGACAATATTGGGTTCCACCGGTCCAGTACTGGTCTTTGAGTCAATCATCTATGAGTTCTGCATGAAAATGGACTGGGACTATATGACATTCCGGTTCTGGATCGGCATGTGGGTCGCCGGCATTTGTATCGTCCTGACCGCGATAGATGCCAGTGCTCTCGTCTGCTACATAACCCGCTTCACCGAGGAGAACTTTGCCACCCTGATTGCTTTCATTTTCATCTACAAGGCCATCGAGAACGTGGTTGTAATCGGGAAGAATTTCCCTGTGAATCAGGGCATATACGATTGTGTCTGCATACCGCCGCCAGGCAGCAATGCCAGTGTTGTGGAGTATGCCAAATACAACTGGGATTATTGTGAG CCGAACAATGGAACTCTTGTTGGCGGCGACTGTGGTACTCCACCCACTGAGAATGTCTTCCTCATGTCGGTGGTTCTGTGCACCGGTACCTTCATCATCTCCACCATTCTGAAGGACTTTAAGAACGCCCTGTTCTTCCCCTCGGCTGTGCGCCAGTACATCAGTGACTTTTCCGTGCTGATTGCCATTTTTGCCATGACATTCTTCGACTACTCGTTGGGCGTGCCCACACAGAAGTTGGAGGTTCCTGCAGAACTGAAGCCCACGCTGGATTCGAGGGGTTGGCTCATTCCACCTTTCAGCGAACGGAATCCCTGGTGGTCGCCGATCATTGCCGTGTTCCCCGCTCTACTGGGAACCATTCTGATCTTCATGGATCAGCAGATTACAGCTGTGATCGTCAATCGCAAGGAGAACAAATTGAAGAAGGGCTGTGGCTACCATTTGGATCTGTTTGTTCTCTCAATTCTTATTGCCATTTGCAGTGTGATGGGTCTGCCATG gtttgtggctgccactgttCTGAGCATCAATCATGTAAATTCCTTGAAACTTGAATCGGAGTGCTCGGCCCCTGGCGAGAAGCCACAGTTCCTGGGTGTTCGCGAGCAGCGTGTGACACACATCATGATCTTCCTAACGATCGGTGTTTCGGTGCTGCTGACACCGCTGCTCGGTCACATTCCCATGCCGGTTCTGTTCGGTGTGTTCCTTTATATGGGCGTGGCCTCGCTCAAGGGTCTGCAGTTCTTTGATCGCATACTGATCATGTTCATGCCAGCCAAATACCAGCCAGATTACATGTTCCTGCGACAG GTTCCCATCAAGCGAGTTCATTTGTTCACCGTCATACAGCTGGCCTGTCTGATCATACTCTGGCTAATCAAATCCTTCTCGCAGACGTCAATTCTCTTCCCTCTCATGCTGGTGGTGATGATCGGCATACGCAAGGCCCTCGATCTGGTCTTTACGCGTCGAGAGCTTAAAATCCTCGACGATATTATGCCGGAGATGACGAAGCGAGCCGCCGCCGATGATCTGCATCAATTGGACGCTGAG catcagcaaccGCCTGGGGCGGGTACTGGCACAGGACCCAACTATAATCCGAATAATGCGGGTCCCACCACCATACACATTCCTCTCTCTGGCAGCAAGCCGGCCAGTGGCAATGGATCGGGCATAAATATACCCCAAGAGGCGGTGAATCGCACCACAGTctggcagcagatcaacaagGATGGGAATGGCATATCCGAGCAGCTCATCATACCAGTGACCGTCAAAGTTCGACAGATCAATGGAAATCA TGCCTCAACAAATGCCGCCCTCTCGCCGCGCCTATCGCCCATGCACGAGGCGGATGAGACCGAAGTCACCATCAATACGTCGAATTCAAGtccacagcagcagatcaTCAACTGTAAGGAGGCGGCAGCCAAGCTTGAAGGATCCACGGTCACCAGCCAGAATCCGGCCAACATAACACCCGTCTAA
- the Ndae1 gene encoding electroneutral sodium bicarbonate exchanger 1 isoform X7 → MPQQAYLKHIHGHGRLPRVIATDSSRPWTMNSSSGDDEAPKDPRTGGEDFTQQFTENDFEGHRAHTVYVGVHVPGGRRHSQRRRKHHHSGPGGAGGAGGGGSVGGSGSIGGAGGLSSKDSSSEKQQEVERPVTPPAQRVQFILGEDVDVDGTHVSHPLFSEMGMLVKEGDEIEWKETARWIKFEEDVEEGGNRWSKPHVATLSLHSLFELRRLLVNGTVMLDMEAPNLEVMADLVCDQMVSAGTLPPGVKDKVKDALLRRHRHQHEYAKKTRLPIIRSLADMRNHSSSKMDEQSGNALGATTPISLTASEPGPPGSNGNTSLTPGGGMGRFLTVPGKPSNRTLEDMVKSPSSQSMARPSSGTELNEQQHKGNTHFMRKIPPGAEASNILVGEVDFLERTLSCFIRLSQAALMGDLTEVPVPTRFIFILLGPPGSQSNFHEIGRAMATLMSDEIFHEVAYRARKREHLLAGVDEFLDAVTVLPPGEWDPTIRIEPPAAIPSQDVRKRPPELPKEEIDEEEEEARLREENGLSRTGRIFGGLINDVKRKIPWYWSDYRDAFSMQCVASWIFLYFACLSPIITFGGLLAEATGKNMAAMESLVSGFVCGMGYGFFSGQPLTILGSTGPVLVFESIIYEFCMKMDWDYMTFRFWIGMWVAGICIVLTAIDASALVCYITRFTEENFATLIAFIFIYKAIENVVVIGKNFPVNQGIYDCVCIPPPGSNASVVEYAKYNWDYCEPNNGTLVGGDCGTPPTENVFLMSVVLCTGTFIISTILKDFKNALFFPSAVRQYISDFSVLIAIFAMTFFDYSLGVPTQKLEVPAELKPTLDSRGWLIPPFSERNPWWSPIIAVFPALLGTILIFMDQQITAVIVNRKENKLKKGCGYHLDLFVLSILIAICSVMGLPWFVAATVLSINHVNSLKLESECSAPGEKPQFLGVREQRVTHIMIFLTIGVSVLLTPLLGHIPMPVLFGVFLYMGVASLKGLQFFDRILIMFMPAKYQPDYMFLRQVPIKRVHLFTVIQLACLIILWLIKSFSQTSILFPLMLVVMIGIRKALDLVFTRRELKILDDIMPEMTKRAAADDLHQLDAEDNHHQHQQPPGAGTGTGPNYNPNNAGPTTIHIPLSGSKPASGNGSGINIPQEAVNRTTVWQQINKDGNGISEQLIIPVTVKVRQINGNQTENLIRRSNCGVDILHQQKHPFESMI, encoded by the exons ACCCTGGACCATGAACTCCTCGAGTGGTGACGATGAGGCGCCCAAGGACCCGCGTACTGGAGGCGAGGACTTTACGCAACAATTTACAGAGAACGATTTCGAGG GACATCGCGCACACACCGTCTATGTGGGTGTTCATGTGCCAGGAGGCAGACGCCATTCCCAGCGCCGACGCAAGCACCATCACAGCGGTCCTGGAGGGGCAGGTGGAGCTGGAGGCGGCGGTTCCGTCGGTGGCTCCGGCAGCATTGGAGGTGCTGGTGGCCTCTCCAGCAAGGACAGCAGCAGTGAAAAGCAACAGGAAGTGGAGCGTCCAG TAACACCGCCCGCACAACGTGTACAATTCATACTCGGCGAGGATGTTGATGTCGATGGGACACATGTATCGCATCCTTTGTTCTCGGAAATGGGAATGCTGGTAAAGGAGGGCGACGAGATCGAGTGGAAGGAGACGGCGCGCTGGATCAAGTTCGAGGAGGATGTGGAGGAGGGCGGCAATCGGTGGTCCAAGCCCCACGTGGCCACGCTCTCCCTGCACTCGCTGTTCGAGCTGCGGCGCCTGCTGGTCAACGGCACCGTCATGCTAGACATGGAGGCACCCAATCTGGAGGTGATGGCCGACCTGGTCTGCGACCAGATGGTCAGTGCCGGCACCCTTCCCCCCGGCGTCAAGGACAAGGTCAAGGATGCCCTGCTGCGTCGACACCGGCATCAGCACGAGTATGCCAAGAAGACACGGCTACCCATCATTCGGTCCCTGGCCGATATGCGCAACCATTCGTCATCGAAAA TGGATGAACAGTCGGGCAACGCTTTAGGGGCCACCACGCCTATATCTCTAACGGCAAGTGAACCGGGACCGCCTGGCAGCAATGGCAATACGAGCTTAACCCCTGGCGGCGGCATGGGGCGTTTTCTGACAGTGCCCGGAAAGCCCAGCAACAGAACGCTCG AGGACATGGTAAAGAGTCCCAGCAGCCAGTCGATGGCACGTCCCAGCAGCGGAACGGAGCTcaacgagcagcagcacaaggGAAACACACACTTTATGAGGAAGATCCCTCCCGGTGCAGAGGCCAGTAATATTTTGGTTGGCGAAGTGGACTTTCTGGAGCGGACACTCTCCTGCTTCATCCGCTTAAGCCAGGCAGCGCTAATGGGCGATCTGACAGAGGTGCCAGTGCCCACAAG ATTCATCTTTATTTTGCTTGGACCACCTGGTAGCCAGAGCAATTTCCATGAGATTGGACGTGCCATGGCCACCCTGATGTCGGATGAGATCTTCCACGAGGTGGCCTATCGGGCACGAAAGCGAGAGCATCTGCTGGCCGGCGTTGACGAGTTCCTCGATGCGGTCACCGTTTTACCTCCTGGGGAATGGGATCCCACCATTCGCATTGAGCCGCCGGCGGCTATACCCTCCCAGGATGTCCGCAAGCGACCACCAGAGCTGCCAAAGGAGGAGatcgacgaggaggaggaagaggcgCGACTCAGGGAGGAGAATGGTCTCTCACGAACAGGTCGCATCTTTGGCGGTCTGATAAACGATGTGAAGCGAAAGATCCCCTGGTACTGGAGCGACTATCGCGATGCGTTTTCCATGCAATGCGTGGCATCGTGGATCTTCCTGTACTTCGCCTGCCTCTCGCCAATCATCACGTTCGGAGGCCTCTTGGCGGAGGCCACCGGCAAGAATATGGCAGCGATGGAGAGTCTGGTGTCAGGGTTCGTCTGTGGCATGGGCTATGGCTTCTTTTCGGGTCAGCCGTTGACAATATTGGGTTCCACCGGTCCAGTACTGGTCTTTGAGTCAATCATCTATGAGTTCTGCATGAAAATGGACTGGGACTATATGACATTCCGGTTCTGGATCGGCATGTGGGTCGCCGGCATTTGTATCGTCCTGACCGCGATAGATGCCAGTGCTCTCGTCTGCTACATAACCCGCTTCACCGAGGAGAACTTTGCCACCCTGATTGCTTTCATTTTCATCTACAAGGCCATCGAGAACGTGGTTGTAATCGGGAAGAATTTCCCTGTGAATCAGGGCATATACGATTGTGTCTGCATACCGCCGCCAGGCAGCAATGCCAGTGTTGTGGAGTATGCCAAATACAACTGGGATTATTGTGAG CCGAACAATGGAACTCTTGTTGGCGGCGACTGTGGTACTCCACCCACTGAGAATGTCTTCCTCATGTCGGTGGTTCTGTGCACCGGTACCTTCATCATCTCCACCATTCTGAAGGACTTTAAGAACGCCCTGTTCTTCCCCTCGGCTGTGCGCCAGTACATCAGTGACTTTTCCGTGCTGATTGCCATTTTTGCCATGACATTCTTCGACTACTCGTTGGGCGTGCCCACACAGAAGTTGGAGGTTCCTGCAGAACTGAAGCCCACGCTGGATTCGAGGGGTTGGCTCATTCCACCTTTCAGCGAACGGAATCCCTGGTGGTCGCCGATCATTGCCGTGTTCCCCGCTCTACTGGGAACCATTCTGATCTTCATGGATCAGCAGATTACAGCTGTGATCGTCAATCGCAAGGAGAACAAATTGAAGAAGGGCTGTGGCTACCATTTGGATCTGTTTGTTCTCTCAATTCTTATTGCCATTTGCAGTGTGATGGGTCTGCCATG gtttgtggctgccactgttCTGAGCATCAATCATGTAAATTCCTTGAAACTTGAATCGGAGTGCTCGGCCCCTGGCGAGAAGCCACAGTTCCTGGGTGTTCGCGAGCAGCGTGTGACACACATCATGATCTTCCTAACGATCGGTGTTTCGGTGCTGCTGACACCGCTGCTCGGTCACATTCCCATGCCGGTTCTGTTCGGTGTGTTCCTTTATATGGGCGTGGCCTCGCTCAAGGGTCTGCAGTTCTTTGATCGCATACTGATCATGTTCATGCCAGCCAAATACCAGCCAGATTACATGTTCCTGCGACAG GTTCCCATCAAGCGAGTTCATTTGTTCACCGTCATACAGCTGGCCTGTCTGATCATACTCTGGCTAATCAAATCCTTCTCGCAGACGTCAATTCTCTTCCCTCTCATGCTGGTGGTGATGATCGGCATACGCAAGGCCCTCGATCTGGTCTTTACGCGTCGAGAGCTTAAAATCCTCGACGATATTATGCCGGAGATGACGAAGCGAGCCGCCGCCGATGATCTGCATCAATTGGACGCTGAG GataatcatcatcagcatcagcaaccGCCTGGGGCGGGTACTGGCACAGGACCCAACTATAATCCGAATAATGCGGGTCCCACCACCATACACATTCCTCTCTCTGGCAGCAAGCCGGCCAGTGGCAATGGATCGGGCATAAATATACCCCAAGAGGCGGTGAATCGCACCACAGTctggcagcagatcaacaagGATGGGAATGGCATATCCGAGCAGCTCATCATACCAGTGACCGTCAAAGTTCGACAGATCAATGGAAATCA AACAGAAAATTTGATACGTCGAAGCAATTGTGGCGTGGATATCTTACACCAACAGAAACATCCGTTTGAGTCAATGATTTAA